The Chloroflexota bacterium genome contains the following window.
TGGAAGAGCTCGTGCTGATTGTCAAAGGGGACAAGCCGGAATATCTCGAGCAACAGGGCTACCTGCTTACCGAACTGATAAGGGATGAGTTAAACACCGGGACTGCGAACTGCCTGGAGATGGGGATTGGGAACACCCAGACGCGCATTGGCGACATCCACGTATCATTTTCGCAGGCATTGGCACAGTTAGAAAGCGGGAGTTCACGGACAGATCACCCTGATTCCGCCGCCGCAAAAGCAGAGTTGCTTAAGCTGGACAAAACCGCTGTGGCCGATTTTCTGAGATGTGGTGTCATCGAGGAGTTTGACGCCTTTTTTGAGGCCTATTCTCACCCGCTCAGCGAGCTTGCCTTCAAATCCTCCACGGTCAAGAGCTACGTTCTGGTAGACCTGGTGCTGACGACCGCCAGGTTTATCAGGGAACTGGGTGGCAGCGTCGACCAGGTTGTGCCCGAGATCAACCGGATCGAATCACTCTTGCAGAATACCAATAGCATTGAGACATTCAAGAATCAGTCGCGGCGTATTCTGGCCAGCGCACTGGCGTTTCGTGATGGTCGAGCGAACAGTCAATATCTCGAGATTATCCATCAAGCCAGAGCCTTCATCGACGATAACCACGGGAAACCGAACCTGTCGTTGAATGAGGTTGCCGCCCAGGTGAATCTCAGCCCCAACCATTTCAGTACGGTGTTTAGCCGCGAGACCGGGGAGACGTTCAAAGAGTATCTAACGGCGCTGAAAATGCGAAAAGCCAAGGAGTTGCTGCGGACCACCTCTCTGAGGTCGTCCGAGATCTGTTTTCTGGTTGGTTACAACGACCCCCATTATTTCAGTCACGTTTTCAAGAAGCGGACCGGTTTATCGCCCACGGAGTTTCGGATGTTGATACAGGC
Protein-coding sequences here:
- a CDS encoding response regulator; the protein is MLKRVFLVEDEIVTREGIRDNVDWASTGFEFCGEAPDGEMALPLIEATQPDVIITDIRMPFMDGLQLCKMVRRRMPEAKIIILSGHDEFEYAQEAVKLGVAEYLLKPVGVQVLQDTLKKVALKIEKERREKQSLRQLQEQVEENRTILRERFLLRLAMGAVSPSEALEKSQDLDLELVARCYLVVIFRIDLGHEQVDFFEYRQVRRDIAALVESNPDVFLFKKDLEELVLIVKGDKPEYLEQQGYLLTELIRDELNTGTANCLEMGIGNTQTRIGDIHVSFSQALAQLESGSSRTDHPDSAAAKAELLKLDKTAVADFLRCGVIEEFDAFFEAYSHPLSELAFKSSTVKSYVLVDLVLTTARFIRELGGSVDQVVPEINRIESLLQNTNSIETFKNQSRRILASALAFRDGRANSQYLEIIHQARAFIDDNHGKPNLSLNEVAAQVNLSPNHFSTVFSRETGETFKEYLTALKMRKAKELLRTTSLRSSEICFLVGYNDPHYFSHVFKKRTGLSPTEFRMLIQAEMSELR